The window ATGTGATAGGTAGAAGCTGCAGAGAGATTGGAATATGGTCGTCGGAGTCTTGTTTCACTATCGGTAACCTTGAAAGTAGAAAGGCAAACCTCGGTTTGATCTTTTGGCCTAGTGACACACACATAATCCCAAATGGTAACATATCGAGGGATATACATAAACCGTTACGGATCGATGTGCCTGCAAAAGATAATCATAAACAATTTTCTAAAGTCAACTATGATCCAAACAAGATTATAACAAACGTTCCAACGGGATTATCACCAGTGGTGATTGAAGCTGCCGAGAAGAAACTTTATCCATTTTATAATGTTTCTGTTCCATACAAAGACACATATGGCGAGTGGATGAGTCACTTTACGGtaacatatttttttttctgtttcttacATACACTCACAAATTAAATATATTGAAATGATACCAGTGATTTTTTTCAAAACATTTAGAACTTGGATATAGATGTCGGTGATGTAGAAATAAAAGAAGATCGCCACATGTATTCCATTTCTTTGTCTTGGATGCCTAACGTGGAGACAGGAATGAATTTGAAACTTCCAAATTATTGGTCCGGTGTAATTCATTTGAGCAGTCATCCACCAGAGAAAGGACATAAACTATTGAAGATTGGTGTGCCTGCAAAAGCTGTTTTTAATCAATTTATCAATGTTATCTATGATCCAAACAAGAAAAAAACGTATGTGACTGGTTTCACTAAAAAAGTGCTTGAAGCTATCATGAACCAACTTCCATATGCACTGTCATATGTTATGGTTCCATACAAAGGAACATATGACGATTTATTGGCAAAAGTCTATAATAAGGTgccaaattttattttattatatttatttatatttcatattcaattaattatttatttatttatttttttaattattttgacTATACTATACATTTCTCTTACAAATTAAAAATTATTAACTTGCTTAAGATATAACAATTGTTTGTATCACAAAATTCAGACCCTGGATATTGCCATCGGGGATATAGAAATAACAGCAAATCGGTACCAGTATGTTGAGTTTTCGCAGCCTTACATGGAGACAGAAATAGTCATGGTGGCGCCAGCGAAAAGAGATACTAACAAAGAAGACTTTATCTTCCTTTATGCAATTACACCAAAATTGTGGATTGTATTATTGGCAATGACAATAGGCACGGTATTAGTCGTCTGGTTTAACGAACACGTACATGAAAATCAGGATTTTAAGGCTTCATCAACCTCCGAATATATTACAAAGATGATTTGGTTCGCTATAGCAGTTTGGTCACTGTCACAAAGTAAGTCATATCATCATTTTCTATTTTGGTAACACTTAACCTGCTCATAACATAACACTCACTTGATGTTTCAGGAGAATTGATTAAAAGCAATTTATCTCGCTTGGTGCTAGCTACATGGTTTTGTGTAAACATGATTGTTGATGTGTGTTTCTCAGCTACACTCTCGTCAATAATAACTGACTTGAGGTTTCAGCCATCTCAAGAATTTCATGGAAACAATTATATTGTTGGTTGCATTGAGAATTCTTTCATTAGCCATTACCTAGTGAATGTCTTGCATTTTAGCCCAAAGAATTTAAGGCATTTCAAATCCATCGAAGACTACCATGAAGCATTCAAGAAAGGGGAGATAGATGCGACTTTCTTTGTATCTCCACACGCCAATATCTTCCTTGCAAAGTATTGCGGGGGCTATGTAAAGATTGAACCTTCTATCAAACTTAGCGGCTTTGGTTTCGTAATACTCTTGTTCATTCATTTTTTCCAAAATAGAagatattaattaaatatttagtgTTAATGTTTGCAATTCCGTTTTCTTAATTATGTTTAGGCATTTCAAAAGGGTTCAACACTCACACGGGATATTTCAGAGGCAATTATCAAAGTAATAGAGACTAGAGAGATAACTTTTATAGAGGAGAACATGTTGATTTCTTTGTCCAAGTGTTCTCAATTAGCTCAAGAATCGAGTAAGCCAATACAGCTAGACCTCAAGGCTTTCGCCGGATTGTTCATTATTTCAGGATGTGTTTCTGCTTCCGTGTTCGTTGTCGCGTTGAGCCATCTAGTAGCCAAACACCAGGACACGATATGGAGGTTAGTACAATCAAGCCTTATAACGAGAAGAATTGGAAAATTGATAACGATGTTACTCCAGATTAGAGTTGTACTTCGTGATCTCAGCGTAGAGTTAACTCCAAATCAAGGGGCTGCATATTACAATATCCAACATATAGAATCATGTTCTAGCCTTAAGACTTGCATAGTGATAATGCTTCAAATAATATAAATAACCACATTATTTGTGTCACTATTGTATAACTTTGAGGCCAAAACCCAATTATTCTTTTGGTTGGACCGTTAAGCACAAATAAATCATTTGTGTGGTGTCGGGTTAATGCATTGTGGCCTTCAATCCTCCATTGTACCACATCGTGGTGACCGGTCTCTTTGTTGTATATGTAGTGTAAACCCTTTTTTCAGGGGCAAATGACTCGAAAAGGTAACTAAAGTTACCCAATTTTACAATCAAGGTAACCCTCAATTTGCCTAAGCCCGAAAGGATTTCAATTATTTTTACTCAAGAAAATGATTACGTGTTCAAAAAATTTAAACTTGAGGTAATCTTCGTCATACTCATTAACGGTCGTTAGTCAAAATACAcgtttggtccctgaagtttcttAAAAATTTCACTCATAATCCTCTTTATCATCTTTATTACTACGTAATATCTCCattcccaccaccaccaccattaatATCTTCCTTAAATTCTTTGAAGCTTCTTTCGCAAGATCTCGTAAATAATATAATGCAAATCACTACAAAATTAATTAATGCTTCAGTAcaataaataaacataaacattTGTATATTAGATACTAAATTAACATTAAATTAAGTAttgaattgaatatatatatatatatatttttttttaacagcaTGAAAGAAATTTTATTACTCGAAGAAGATACAAAAGTTACAACTCGAAGGCATAGAGATACCGAGATAGAATCATACACCTAAAAAACGTATAAAGTAACAATTAGTTACAAAAGTATAGATCTCGGATTATGGATCCACTCATGCCAGTCAATCTTTTTCTTTTTGCAACGCTTCGCAACCCAATCGAAACTCTTGACTTGAATTTCGCTAAGTGCATTCGGGGTAGTCCACGAAGATTTCTCAAAAACCTTTTGattcctatttttccaaataagatAGCCACAAATCCATTCCACCGATTGCCATATCTTGATACCCAACTCTGAGCAATTAGCGGGAACAAGACCACAAAAAAGATTTTCAAAAGAAAAGTTGCCCGAATCAAAACCCCACCATTCTCGAACCTTCTCCCAAACTTTCCGTACATGTGAACACGAAAATAAAGAATGTCGCACCGATTCTATATCACCATCGCAAAGAGGGCAAAGCATAGAGTGGAGATCAACTCCCCGTTTGTCAAGTTCACTAAAAACCGGTAGTCGTTCTCGCTTCGCTCTCCATACAAAAACTTCAACTTTTTTTGGAACAAAATTATTTCTCATAGTCACCAATGACAAGTTTCTTGAGGGATATGCTTTTGCCATAATGTGTTTTGTTAGTTTTTTTGTTGTGAATATCCCTGTCCCGCTAAGTTTCCACCGAAATGAGTCTTCTTTTCCTATATCCATTACCAAAGAGGATAATAATTTTTCTAGATTTTCCAACTCATTTTTTGTTCGACCCGAAACCTCTCGAGACCATTCCCATGAATACACCACCGAACCATTAGCTTGATGAATACGATTAGATACCGCGGCATTGGGATTTGATTCGAGACGGGCTAATCTCTTGAACATCTCTTTAAGTGGCTTGTCCGCAATCCAAATCTCTTCCCAAAATTTTGTGTTGCGACCGTTGCCAATTACCTTCTCGAATGAAGTTGCGAATTCGACACCTATGTTGTTTATCTCAATCCCTGCTTTCACAATATTACTCCAAGAAGAATTATTAGTAGATAACTTCCCGCCAAGAATAGAAAAACCCGAAACCCCATAAATGCTTTTAATAACCTTAACCCACAAGGAGGTAGTATCGGTtagaaacctccaccaccacttgccgagtAAGGCCAAGTTTTTACAACTAAGAGATCCAATGTTTAAGCCGCCATCCGCCCAAGGACGAATGACATCTTCCCACTTTAcccatgaaattttattagtttccccctacccgccccaaaaaaaattaCGTCTTACTTTCTCAAGTTTTTTGAGCACCGAAGGTGGAGCACGGAAGAGCGAAAAGTAGTACAACGGTAAGCTATTCAAAACCGCATTCACGAGGGTCAAACGTCCACCGAAAGAAATCATACGAGCTTTCCAATCCGACAACCTCTTCTCAAATTTATCAATCACCGGTCTCCAATTAGATAGTTTTTTCATATTCGCACCAATAGGTAACCCGAGATAAGTCATTGGAAAGGAGCCTATTTTGCACCCAAAAACACAAGCCATTTCCTCAATTTCAGTCTTATCAACACCTACCCCGTAAAGACAACTTTTGTTGTAATTCACCTTTAGACCGGAAGTTAACTCAAAGCACTTTAGAAGCTTCATTAGATTCTCGATATTTTCAAAACTCCATTTACCAAAGAAAATGGTATCATCGGCATATTGTAGGTGGGATATGGGAATTTTATCCACACCTATTTCTACCCCTTCGAAAAGATTACAATGAACTGCCGACTTCGCTAACCAATTAAGTCCTTCCGTTGCAATAATGAAAAGAAAAGGCGAAAGCGGGTCACCTTGTCTAACCCCCCTCCCGAGCTTGAATTCGTTTGTCGGAGAGCCATTCACAAGAATCGAGATGGAGGCGGACTTGAGACAAGACGTGATCCAACTTCGCCATTTATAACCGAATCCCATCAAGAACATCATTTCGTCCAAAAACTCCCAACTAATGCTGTCAAACGCCTTCTCAAAATCCACTTTGAAAACCATGCTTCTACGATGATTAGACTTCAAAAATTCGAGAGTTTCATTTGCCACTAAAACGCCATCAATAATGTTCCTCCCTTTTATAAACGCACTTTGCTCAAATCCAACTAGATTCGGAATTACCTTCTTGATACGGTTTGAGAGTAGCTTCGCGATGATTTTATAGAAGCTCCCGATAAGGATAATTGGTCTATATTCGTTTAGACTAATCGGATTTGCAATCTTAGGGATTAAAGTGATGAACGAGGAGTTGCAACCTGGAGAGATCGTACCCGTTTGCCAAAAGCTACTAATTGCATCCACTAAGTCTTTACGAATAATTGTCCAATTTTTTTTGAAAAATCGCATATTAAAGCCGTCCGGTTTTTGGGCTTTGTTACTTGCACAACCTTTTAGGGCCTCCCATATTTCTTCTTCACTAAATAACAATTCTAGATCCCTTGCATGCTCATTGGTCAATTTAACACCCCCAAAAAATCCCTCAGCGTCGGATGGCCTGCTGGAAAGAAAGCACGGCGGCCCAACAGTAACATAATTTGGGTCAGTCTGTGATCTGGAAGTAGCAACTCTAACCCGGGGCCTTCGAACATCCCTTGGGCTgaaaattttttgaaaaaactcCAAAATCGCATTTTTGACAACAATTGGGTCTTGTATCCAAGTACCATTAATATTGATTCCACGAAGATTACATTTGTTATTTTTCCGACGGATCAACGCGTGAAAATATTTTGAGTTCTCGTCACCCTCCAAGGTCCACTTCACCCTTGCTTTTTGTTTTAACATGCTTGCTTTGGTATTCTCCTTTTCAATCCACCGACGTCTACATTCTAACCATCTATCCCGATCCGAATCCGAGAGATTAGTTAACTCGGCTTTTAATTCCCAATCCATTGCCTCCTTCTTGAGTGCATCAATTTCTTTGTCTAATCCACCGAATTCTTTAGAGCTCCATTCTTTTAACGCGAATTTAACATTTTTAAGTTTATCTCGAAAATTACAATCCTTTCGCGATCCCCGAATCGGTTTTTCCCAAGCCTCCATTATGATTTTATGTACCCCAACATTGTTGAACCACTCATCAAAAACCTTGAATGGCCTAGGTCCATAATCAACCACTTTGTCTCTTAGCACTAAAGGACAATGATTCAAAAGATGTCGGTCGAGTGCAATGACCGAGAGATCCTCCCATAAGTTTAGGAATTCATTGTTAACCAAGAACCTATCAATCTTGCTAAATTTCACCCCATCATCGCTAATACGAGTAAACTTTCTTCCACTTATGTCAATCTCTACCAAGCCATTTCTTGTAATGAACTCATTGAACCTATCCGCCCTACTTTGATGAAATTGGGAATTGAGTCGATCATCCGAAGTCCTAACCTCATTAAAGTCACCCATTAGAAGCCACGCGGATTTAGCATTGATCAAAAGATTTTCAAGCGAATCCCAAAACACTCTTTTGTCTCGATCATTATGGGGGCCATAAACATTTACAATAATTGACTCAACACCCGATTGCACCCACTTCCCTCTAATAGCTAAGAAATTTTCGCAACCAACACTATCAATAACATCAAAAACTCCAGGATCCCAAATGATTAAAAGACCCCCCGATCTACCCGATTTACCAACCGCTTCTTTTTGAACATACCCGAAATTTGTCCCGCCCCATAAGGAGCATACCCAGCTATCATCAATTGTACCACATTTTGTTTCTTGAAAAGCGGCCACACAAGGTTTCTCACTAACACAAATATTTTTAACCCACCCGAATTTACCCGACACCG of the Rutidosis leptorrhynchoides isolate AG116_Rl617_1_P2 chromosome 5, CSIRO_AGI_Rlap_v1, whole genome shotgun sequence genome contains:
- the LOC139846626 gene encoding glutamate receptor 2.9-like; its protein translation is MLCLFGSVVFAVSILTVYANNENRLICSKSQHVVRAISDVVEKSSRVGRQQPIAMEMANHESCRMENNTCFCPVLYNKNSQGNMVQLVYEVIDLMERNQVEEIIATISPQQASLVEEFEKAATTIPIVNSTWAVVKAIQVSKGSSSSMNYVESISHSEFNDLRGNVRFKAGKLAQQQQPTFHIINVIGRSCREIGIWSSESCFTIGNLESRKANLGLIFWPSDTHIIPNGNISRDIHKPLRIDVPAKDNHKQFSKVNYDPNKIITNVPTGLSPVVIEAAEKKLYPFYNVSVPYKDTYGEWMSHFTNLDIDVGDVEIKEDRHMYSISLSWMPNVETGMNLKLPNYWSGVIHLSSHPPEKGHKLLKIGVPAKAVFNQFINVIYDPNKKKTYVTGFTKKVLEAIMNQLPYALSYVMVPYKGTYDDLLAKVYNKTLDIAIGDIEITANRYQYVEFSQPYMETEIVMVAPAKRDTNKEDFIFLYAITPKLWIVLLAMTIGTVLVVWFNEHVHENQDFKASSTSEYITKMIWFAIAVWSLSQRELIKSNLSRLVLATWFCVNMIVDVCFSATLSSIITDLRFQPSQEFHGNNYIVGCIENSFISHYLVNVLHFSPKNLRHFKSIEDYHEAFKKGEIDATFFVSPHANIFLAKYCGGYVKIEPSIKLSGFGFAFQKGSTLTRDISEAIIKVIETREITFIEENMLISLSKCSQLAQESSKPIQLDLKAFAGLFIISGCVSASVFVVALSHLVAKHQDTIWRLVQSSLITRRIGKLITMLLQIRVVLRDLSVELTPNQGAAYYNIQHIESCSSLKTCIVIMLQII